In the Mesotoga infera genome, TTTCATCCGAAATCCGAAACAACCAAAGCTTGAGGAAATACCGTGAAGAAAGAAGTGAAAGGAAGCGTTTCTATCCGGGGAGAGGAACGATTTTGATGATGGAAGAATGCAGAGCACATAAACTCCCTGATCCAATATTCAGGGAAGAATCAGGGGGCTTTTCGGTAAGTTTCTTCAACACATCCTACAAAAGTGAACTGCAGATACCGGGGCTTACGCCAAGGCAGCAACAGATAGTAGAGTTTGTCATGAAAAACGAAAGTATTACCAATGAACAGTGTAGAGAACTCACAAAAGTCTCAAAAGCAACTGCGACAAGAGACCTTGCTGATCTTGTTGAAAAGCGCGTTCTTGATCAGAAAGGAAAGAGCAAAAAAACCTCATATTACACTCTGGTGAGCCATAATGAGTCATAGGTGAGCCATAAATGAGCCAGGACTTTTGAATCTCTGATAAGAGACATGATAAATAGGGACTCCATTTTTGGCGAGAAGAACGAAAAAGCCGTCCTTGGTTGACCCGGAGCATGGACCCGCCCTTCGAAAGAGCGGAAAGAACCGTCCAGCAGCCTCCGAAAAGAGCTTTCTCTAATGGTC is a window encoding:
- a CDS encoding DeoR family transcriptional regulator — translated: MMEECRAHKLPDPIFREESGGFSVSFFNTSYKSELQIPGLTPRQQQIVEFVMKNESITNEQCRELTKVSKATATRDLADLVEKRVLDQKGKSKKTSYYTLVSHNES